A segment of the Parcubacteria group bacterium genome:
AGAAAAAGCAGAAAATGAATACAAAAAATATCAAGTTAAAACTCTTTCCCCGGTTGAAAAAGCATATTTGGAAAATATTAAACTGCTGGAAAATGAAGTAGAGAAGAAAATAAAAAAGAAAATTTAATGAAAAAATATTTGAAGTTATAAAATAATTATTAAAAAATATAAATCAATGTTAAAATACGAAATGCCCAATGATGCAAGTGAAAAATCTGAATATGCAGGCAAGGAGCCTGAATATGAAAACAAAAGCGTTATGCTGACAAGTGAGGGTAAAAAAGTAACCATTTTGAATTATCAGCAGGATAAGGGGCTTTATGTTGTGATGAATCTTGACGAAGTTGAAATGCATAGTCCAGCTTATAGGATAAGTCCTGGCGAGCTAAGAAAAATTGAAGAAAAAGAAAGCCAAGAATAACATGGCGCCATATATAAGCGCTTGCCAACAGCAAAAATTATCCCAAATTTTATAATTAAATTAAAAAACGAATATGCCTATTATTTTAACCGATGAGAATTTTGAAAAAGAAATTCAGAAAACAGAGAAAATGTCCTTAGTCGATTTTTACGCAACTTGGTGCGAACCCTGCTCAATGCTTGCGCCGATTTTAGAAAAATTGGAAAAAGAATTTGAGGAAAAAATAGTTTTGCTAAAAGCTAATGTTGATGACGTTCAGCTGAGTGCTCAAAAATTTAAAGTTGATCGTATTCCAATGGTAGTGCTGTTTAAGAGCGGCAAACCCATCAGCTCTTTTACCGGATTCAAACCTGAATCTGATGTCAAAGAATGGTTGGAAAAAAATATTCAATAAAATATTAAAATCTAAATTATTTATGACTTGCACTTTTGCCTCTTCCAATCCATTTGCTGCGGTGCGATGACGGACGTTTTATAATCGCACCTCCGAAAAAGTGGATTGTCATAGCCAAAAGCGCTAGTTCTATTATCAAAAAAATGGATAAAACAGAAGAAATGATCAAAAATTATTCGGAATATGCAAAGAAAAATGGCTTCCAGATAAACTCGGATCAAAAAATTGTTGAAAGAATAACAAGCGGACTGCTGAGAAATGAAAAAGAAAAAGGCGAAAAGTATTGTCCTTGCAGGGTGCTGAGCGGAAACAATGAAGAGGATTCAAAAAAAATCTGTCCTTGTGCCTTTCATAAAGAAGAGATTGCAACGGGCGGCAGATGTTATTGCGGATTATTCACGAAGTAGTTTGAGTTTATAAAAAACAGCTTTTCTCAAGCTGTTTTTTTATGCGAAATTTTTTTGAAGTTATTTTTTGAAGACCCAAAGCTTATATCCTACGAAATTCCATGCCAAACCGGCGATGCTTCCAGCAGCAGCTCCAATTAGTCCCAGTTGTCCGCCTGTCATTCCGACAAGCGAACCAAGGATCATCTTGAACACG
Coding sequences within it:
- the trxA gene encoding thioredoxin, which gives rise to MPIILTDENFEKEIQKTEKMSLVDFYATWCEPCSMLAPILEKLEKEFEEKIVLLKANVDDVQLSAQKFKVDRIPMVVLFKSGKPISSFTGFKPESDVKEWLEKNIQ
- a CDS encoding ferredoxin-thioredoxin reductase catalytic domain-containing protein; the encoded protein is MDKTEEMIKNYSEYAKKNGFQINSDQKIVERITSGLLRNEKEKGEKYCPCRVLSGNNEEDSKKICPCAFHKEEIATGGRCYCGLFTK